Proteins from a single region of Gasterosteus aculeatus chromosome 20, fGasAcu3.hap1.1, whole genome shotgun sequence:
- the crabp2a gene encoding cellular retinoic acid-binding protein 2a, which translates to MERAIPDFSGTWEMKSSENFEELLKKLAVNKMLRLIAVKAASKPLVEITQDGETLSIKTSTTVRTTHITFTVGQEFNEATVDGRPCTSFPRWETDSKITCEQTLPKGEGPKTSWTREITNDGKLILTMAADDVICTRVYERQ; encoded by the exons ATGGAGCGCGCAATCCCCGATTTCTCCGGCACCTGGGAGATGAAGAGCTCTGAAAACTTCGAGGAACTTTTGAAAAAGTTGG CTGTGAACAAGATGCTGCGTTTAATTGCCGTGAAGGCCGCTTCCAAGCCTCTGGTGGAGATCACGCAGGACGGAGAGACGCTGTCCATCAAAACCTCCACCACAGTCCGCACCACCCACATCACTTTCACTGTGGGGCAGGAGTTCAACGAGGCCACTGTGGACGGACGTCCCTGCAcg AGTTTTCCACGTTGGGAAACCGACAGCAAGATCACTTGTGAGCAGACTCTGCCGAAAGGAGAAGGGCCTAAGACGTCCTGGACCCGAGAGATCACCAATGACGGCAAACTGATCCTG aCCATGGCAGCGGATGATGTGATATGCACCAGAGTCTACGAGCGACAATGA